Part of the Erwinia amylovora genome is shown below.
GGTTCTCAAACAGGTTTTCAGCCGCTTCACGCGTTGGTGGCTCACCAGGGCGCATCATGCGGTAGATCTCAACCAGCGCGCTCAGGCGATCGCTGGTTGGGTCGACGCGTACGGTTTCAGAGATGTACGGGCCGTGATCCAGATCGTTAGTGAACAGCGTTTCGATACGCTTGTGACCCGACTGGCTCAGTTTGGCCAGCAGATCCAACGACAGCTCCATGTTGGCTGCAATCAGCAGTTCACCGGTGCTCTCGTCGATATAGTCTTTAGCGACGACTTTACCCGCAATGTACTCAACCGGAACTTCGATATGAGCAACAGCGTCTTTTTCCAGCTGACGAATATGGCGCGCGGTAATGCGACGGCCTTTTTCGACGTAAACGGTGCCGTTCGACTCGATGTCGAATGACGCAGTTTCACCACGCAGGCGCTCCGGGACCAGCTCCATCTGCAGCTTGTTGTCGCGGATCTGGTAAACCACTTTTTCGAAGAACAGGTCAAGGATCTGCTCAGTGGTGTAATTCAACGCGCGCAGAATGATGGTCGCAGGCAGTTTACGCCGACGGTCAATACGGACGAACAGGTTGTCTTTCGGGTCGAACTCGAAGTCCAGCCATGAGCCGCGATAAGGAATGATGCGTGCGTTGTACAGCACTTTACCCGATGAGTGGGTTTTACCCTTATCGCTGTCGAAGAACACACCAGGACTACGATGCAGCTGAGAAACGATAACGCGTTCTGTACCGTTGATGACGAAGGTACCGTTATCGGTCATGAGTGGAATTTCACCCATGTACACTTCTTGTTCTTTGATGTCTTTAACCGTGCCTTCCGGCGCTTCGCGCTCGTAGATCACCAGGCGCAGCTTAACGCGCAGAGGGGCAGAAAACGTGACGCCACGGATCTGACACTCTTTAACATCAAATACAGGCTCGCCTAAACGGTAGCTGACGTACTGCAGCTCAGAGTTACCGCTATAGCTTTGGATTGGAAATACGGAACGGAATGCCGCTTCCAGCCCATATTGACCTTCCGGATCTTGCTCGATGAACTTCTGGAACGAGTCAAGCTGGATAGAAAGGAGATAAGGAATGTCCAGAACTTGTGGACGTTTTCCAAAATCCTTACGAATACGTTTTTTCTCGGTATAGGAGTAAACCATGGGGTTCCTCAGCTCGCTGAAAAGTAGAACCTTTCTGTCCGTCCAGCGGGGACAGTTCATGCAACGCTGTTTTGTCACGTGCGAAGGGCAGATCGCCTTTCGTAATACCTCTTTCTATCACGCTTAAATCATTTCATTGCCGTTGTCCGGGCAGGGAACCCGTGCAGGAAGGCAGTATATTAAGTCGTCGATAGAGAAAGATATTAAGCTAATCAATGACTAAACAGTGTGAAATATCATTGACGCTGTAGAGCGCAAAAAGGCTGGTGACCAAAAAGTCACCAGCCATCAGCCTGGTACAAACTACAACCAGGCTGCAACCTGAAAGGTTGGCTTATTTAACTTCAACTTCTGCGCCAGCTTCTTCCAGTACTTTCTTCAGTGCTTCTGCGTCGTCTTTGCTGATGCCTTCTTTCAGGGCAGCAGGTGCAGACTCAACCAGATCTTTAGCTTCTTTCAGGCCCAGACCGGTTGCGCCACGTACTGCTTTGATCACGGCAACTTTGTTCGCGCCGATAGCTTTCAGTACCACGTCGAACTCGGTTTTTTCTTCTACAGCTTCAGCAGCAGCAGCAGGACCTGCAACGGCAGCAGCAGCTGACACGCCGAATTTCTCTTCCATAGCGGAGATCAGTTCAACGATTTCCATTACAGACAGAGCTGCAACGCCTTCAATGATTTGGTCTTTAGTGATTGACATTTCGTGTTCCTAAATTCAGAAAGTAATTTATACGTAAGCAAGTGAACGGAGAAGAAAGGCGCGCTGATTAAGCAGCAGCCGCTTCTTTCTGATCGCGTACAGCAGCCAGAGTGCGAACCAGTTTGCCGGCAGCGGCTTCTTTCATGGTTGCCATCAGGCGTGCGATTGCTTCATCGTAAGTAGGCAGAGTTGCCAGGCGGTCGATCTGAGCCGCACTGATCAGCTCGCCTTCAAAGGCCGCAGCTTTAACCTCAAATTTTGCATTCGCTTTCGCGAACTCTTTGAACAGACGAGCAGCAGCGCCCGGGTGTTCCATAGAGTATGCAATCAAGGTTGGACCGGTTAACGTGTCTTTCAGGCACTCGAACTGAGTACCTTCAACGACGCGGCGCAGCAGGGTGTTACGAACAACACGCATGTATACGCCAGCTTCACGACCTGCTTTACGCAGTTCGGTCATTTTATCTACGGTAACGCCACGAGAATCCGCAACTACCGCAGACAGCGCGCCTTTGGCTACTTCGCTGACTTCAGCAACAATCGCTTGTTTGTCTTGAAGATTTAAGGCCATTAGCTTGTGCTCCTGGATTTTTGGCCGGGGATGGATTTCCCCGGAACTCACTTCACCTGAACCGTGTTACCACAGACAGGCGCTAAAACACGGTGAGCAGAATCCAGCAAAGACTATAAAAATATTCTTTTGGTTCTGTCACCGTCTACGCAGGAGATTAAGTTTCTGACAAAAGAAACGCCTGCGGTCTTGGACGGAGGCCTGGATAAGGCCAGGCTCCAACCTAAAAATTCTTTTCTAATTCCCCGCGTTCAACATGGTGAAGCCAGGATTAGACGCTCAGTATCTTAACCGAGCAGCGGGCGTAAGATTCTAGAGGAAAAACACGCCCGCGTAAAGCACAGATTAGCTAGCAGAAGCGTTCAGGCCAGCCTGATCAACTGCCACACCTGCACCCATAGTGGTGGAGATGCTTACTTTCTTGATGAAAACGCCTTTAGCCTGTGAAGGTTTGGCTTTTTTCAGCGCAACCAGCAGGGATTCCAGGTTTTCTTTCAATTTATCCGCGTCGAAATCAACCTTACCGATAGTGGTATGGATGATGCCGTTTTTGTCGTTACGGTAACGAACCTGACCGGCTTTGGCGTTTTTCACTGCTTCAGCAACGTTAGGGGTTACAGTGCCAACTTTCGGGTTTGGCATCAGACCGCGTGGGCCGAGAACCTGACCCAGCTGGCCAACAACGCGCATTGCATCCGGTGATGCAATAACAACGTCGAAGTTCATTTCGCCTTTTTTGATCTGATCAGCCAGATCTTCCATACCTACCAGTTCAGCGCCGGCTGCTTTAGCAGCTTCAGCGTTTGCGCCCTGAGCAAATACGGCAACGCGAACAGAACGGCCAGTACCGTGTGGCAGTACGGTTGCACCGCGTACGTTCTGGTCAGATTTACGTGCATCAATTCCGAGGTTTACCGCTACGTCAACGCTTTCTACGAACTTAGCAGTAGCCAGCTCTTTCAGCAGAGCAACGGCTTCGTTGATATCATACTGTTTAGTTGCATCAACTTTGTCACGGATCACGCGCATGCGCTTGGTCAGCTTAGCCATTTCTTAGTCCTCTACTACCAGGCCCATGGAACGAGCAGTACCTTCGATTGAGCGAGTCATCGCTTCAATGTCAGCACCAGTCATGTCCGCAGCTTTGGTTTCTGCGATTTCACGTACCTGAGCACGCGATACTTTACCTACTTTGTCTTTGTTCGGCTTGCCAGAACCAGACTTGATACCAGCCGCTTTCTTCAGCAGTACTGCTGCAGGAGGGGTCTTAGTAACGAAGGTGAAAGAACGGTCAGAGTAAACGGTGATGACGACAGGGATCGGCAGACCTTTCTCAAGAGATTCTGTTTTGGCGTTGAACGCTTTACAGAATTCCATGATGTTAACGCCTTGCTGACCCAGAGCCGGGCCTACCGGAGGACTTGGGTTTGCCATACCAGCTGCAACCTGCAACTTAACGTAGGCTTGTACTTTCTTAGCCATGATAATTCCTCTATTGGGTGATAACGCTCCTGAAGGAGCTCCCCGTGATTAATATTCATACGCTGTGACAGCGCATAAAAACAAAAGGCGCGAAATTGTATTGCAATTTCGCGCCTCTCGCAACCACCAGATGACGGCGACTGGTAATTTTTTGTTCACCCTGACTGTTCAACAGCAGGGGATATCAGGGGAACTACCCTTTCTCCACCTGACCGAAGTCCAGCTCAACCGGTGTTGCACGGCCAAAAATAGACACGGACACTTTCAGGCGGCTTTTCTCGTAGTCGACTTCTTCCACCACACCGTTAAAGTCGGCAAACGGGCCGTCATTGACACGCACCATTTCGCCTGGCTCAAACAGCGTTTTCGGACGCGGTTTATCCCCAACCTGCTGCAGGCGGTTCATGATTGCGTCAACTTCTTTGTCACTGATCGGTGCCGGGCGATCGGAAGTACCGCCGATAAAGCCCATCACGCGTGGCACACTGCGCACCAGGTGCCAACTGGCATCGTTCATCACCATCTGGACCAGCACGTATCCGGGGAAGAACTTGCGCTCGCTTTTACGACGCTGGCCACCACGGATCTCAACCACCTCTTCGGTGGGAACCATGACCTCGCCAAACAGCTCTTCCATGTTATGTAACTTGATATGCTCGCGCAGCGATTGAGCTACGCGGCCTTCAAAACCGGAAAACGCCTGAACGACGTACCAGCGCTTTTTTGGAGCTTCAGACATCTCAGAACCTCAGGCCAGTGATAAACGATACCAGGCGAACCAGAATACCATCCAGTCCCCACAAAATCAGTGACATCACGGCAGTCACCGCGGCAACGATCAACGTGGTGTGCAACGTTTCCTGACGAGTAGGCCAGACGACTTTACGCACTTCTGTGCGTGCTTCGCGGGCGAAAGCCAACGTTGCTTTACCCTTAACGGTCAACAGGGCAAGGCCAGCTGCTGCAGCCATCAGGACCACAACAGCCAGTGCACGCAGCGGTAATGTTACATCGCGATACCAGGCGTTGCCGGCAACAGCGGCCACCAGAAGCACCACCACACCCAACCACTTCACTATTTCCAGGCCGCGCCCGTTTCCTTGAGCTTCTGTATTAGCACTCATAAACCAACCTGCCACAATAAATCAGAAACACTTTAGCCTCGTAAGACGAGGCAACCGAACCGAATGATGCTGTTAGGCTTAACTCGGCATATCCTTTAATTTCAGGCCTTAGCTTGAAAACTATTGGCTTTACGCCGTGCTACAGAGCCTGCCTCAGCAATGATTATGGTCGAAAAAATCACTGATGAGTCAGGTTCTATGTTACAGCGTGCAAAAAGGGCATCAAATGATGCCCTTTTCGTGTGCATTGCGTCAAATATTATCAGCGATTAAGCGATAACTTTAGCAACAACACCCGCACCAACGGTACGACCACCTTCACGGATGGCGAAACGCAGACCGTCGTCCATGGCGATCGGGTGGATCAGGGTCACAACCATCTGAATGTTGTCGCCTGGCATCACCATCTCAACGCCTTCTGGCAGTTCGATAGTCCCGGTCACGTCAGTAGTACGGAAGTAGAACTGTGGACGGTAGCCTTTGAAGAACGGAGTATGACGGCCGCCTTCGTCTTTAGACAGAATATAAACTTCTGACTCGAACTTGGTGTGTGGCTTGATGGTGCCTGGCTTCGCCAGAACCTGACCACGCTGGATATCTTCGCGCTTGATACCGCGCAGCAGGATACCACAGTTCTCACCCGCACGGCCTTCGTCCAGCAGCTTACGGAACATCTCAACGCCGGTACAGGTTGATTTCACGGTATCTTTGATACCAACGATTTCAACTTCTTCACCCACTTTAACGATACCGCGCTCTACACGACCGGTAACAACGGTACCACGGCCAGAGATGGAGAAGACGTCTTCAATTGGCAGCAGGAACGGTTTGTCAATCGCACGCTCTGGTTCCGGGATGTAGTTATCCAGATGGCCAGCCAGTTCGATGATCTTCGCTTCCCACTCTGCTTCGCCCTGCAGCGCTTTCAGCGCAGAACCACGCACGATTGGCGTGTCGTCGCCTGGGAAGTCGTACTGTGACAGCAGGTCACGTACTTCCATTTCAACCAGCTCCAGCAGCTCTTCATCATCAACCATGTCACATTTGTTCAGGAACACGATGATGTATGGCACGCCAACCTGGCGACCCAGCAGGATGTGCTCACGGGTCTGAGGCATTGGGCCGTCAGTCGCAGCAACTACCAGGATCGCGCCGTCCATCTGCGCAGCACCGGTGATCATGTTTTTCACATAGTCGGCGTGGCCCGGGCAGTCAACGTGCGCGTAGTGGCGAGACTCGGTGTCATATTCAACGTGTGAAGTGTTGATGGTGATACCACGCGCTTTTTCTTCCGGTGCGTTATCGATCTGATCGAATGCACGCGCCGCGCCGCCGTAGGTTTTAGCCAGAACGGTGGTGATAGCAGCAGTCAGGGTAGTTTTGCCGTGGTCAACGTGGCCGATAGTACCAACGTTGACGTGCGGTTTGGAACGTTCAAATTTTTCTTTAGACATCGCTTGTCCCTCTAAGACACGGATTAATCGGTGATATCACCACAT
Proteins encoded:
- the rplJ gene encoding 50S ribosomal protein L10, with the translated sequence MALNLQDKQAIVAEVSEVAKGALSAVVADSRGVTVDKMTELRKAGREAGVYMRVVRNTLLRRVVEGTQFECLKDTLTGPTLIAYSMEHPGAAARLFKEFAKANAKFEVKAAAFEGELISAAQIDRLATLPTYDEAIARLMATMKEAAAGKLVRTLAAVRDQKEAAAA
- the rplK gene encoding 50S ribosomal protein L11 — protein: MAKKVQAYVKLQVAAGMANPSPPVGPALGQQGVNIMEFCKAFNAKTESLEKGLPIPVVITVYSDRSFTFVTKTPPAAVLLKKAAGIKSGSGKPNKDKVGKVSRAQVREIAETKAADMTGADIEAMTRSIEGTARSMGLVVED
- the tuf gene encoding elongation factor Tu; this encodes MSKEKFERSKPHVNVGTIGHVDHGKTTLTAAITTVLAKTYGGAARAFDQIDNAPEEKARGITINTSHVEYDTESRHYAHVDCPGHADYVKNMITGAAQMDGAILVVAATDGPMPQTREHILLGRQVGVPYIIVFLNKCDMVDDEELLELVEMEVRDLLSQYDFPGDDTPIVRGSALKALQGEAEWEAKIIELAGHLDNYIPEPERAIDKPFLLPIEDVFSISGRGTVVTGRVERGIVKVGEEVEIVGIKDTVKSTCTGVEMFRKLLDEGRAGENCGILLRGIKREDIQRGQVLAKPGTIKPHTKFESEVYILSKDEGGRHTPFFKGYRPQFYFRTTDVTGTIELPEGVEMVMPGDNIQMVVTLIHPIAMDDGLRFAIREGGRTVGAGVVAKVIA
- the rplL gene encoding 50S ribosomal protein L7/L12 produces the protein MSITKDQIIEGVAALSVMEIVELISAMEEKFGVSAAAAVAGPAAAAEAVEEKTEFDVVLKAIGANKVAVIKAVRGATGLGLKEAKDLVESAPAALKEGISKDDAEALKKVLEEAGAEVEVK
- the rplA gene encoding 50S ribosomal protein L1 codes for the protein MAKLTKRMRVIRDKVDATKQYDINEAVALLKELATAKFVESVDVAVNLGIDARKSDQNVRGATVLPHGTGRSVRVAVFAQGANAEAAKAAGAELVGMEDLADQIKKGEMNFDVVIASPDAMRVVGQLGQVLGPRGLMPNPKVGTVTPNVAEAVKNAKAGQVRYRNDKNGIIHTTIGKVDFDADKLKENLESLLVALKKAKPSQAKGVFIKKVSISTTMGAGVAVDQAGLNASAS
- the nusG gene encoding transcription termination/antitermination protein NusG, whose protein sequence is MSEAPKKRWYVVQAFSGFEGRVAQSLREHIKLHNMEELFGEVMVPTEEVVEIRGGQRRKSERKFFPGYVLVQMVMNDASWHLVRSVPRVMGFIGGTSDRPAPISDKEVDAIMNRLQQVGDKPRPKTLFEPGEMVRVNDGPFADFNGVVEEVDYEKSRLKVSVSIFGRATPVELDFGQVEKG
- the secE gene encoding preprotein translocase subunit SecE, encoding MSANTEAQGNGRGLEIVKWLGVVVLLVAAVAGNAWYRDVTLPLRALAVVVLMAAAAGLALLTVKGKATLAFAREARTEVRKVVWPTRQETLHTTLIVAAVTAVMSLILWGLDGILVRLVSFITGLRF